The genome window CCCCAATGCAGATTGCAGGGATAGACTTTTGGAAGAGTTGAGAGCTCTTGCAGAAATTAACATCCATTACCAAAAGATCGAATACCCTCTGTCATCCGCTCTGGAGGACTGTCTGTCCGAGTACAGATGCACAAAGCTGATGTGGCACATCCATGATATTGTTATCACGGGACTCAAACAACTGATCCTTGAACTGGAGCTTTCTACCCGGGCTGAGCGGGACTGGAAAGAATTCAAAAGGGTGTTTGGCGATGTTTTTCTGAAGCTCTCGGCCATGATATATCGGGAGAGGTATATCCTTTTTCCTGTAGCCCTCAGAGCTATCCCCCAGGAACGATTTATGAAAATGAATCAGGAGCTGCACGACTTTGGCTCCTCCTTTGGTGTTGCCATTCCGGAAGGGACCATCAGGGATACCACTGTTGTCAAGGCAGATGATAAACCCCAATCCACCGACACCCAGGACGGAGACAGCGTTGATCTTTCCGTGGGGAAATTGCTGCCCTCCCAAATTGACTTGATGCTTAAGAATCTTCCTCTGGATATCACCTATGTGGATGAAGAGGACAGGGTTCGGTATTACAGTCAGGGCAAGGAAAGGATCTTCCCCCGTTCTCCTGGCATCATAGGGAGGGATGTTCAAAATTGTCATCCCCCCAGCAGTGTTCATGTGGTTCAGAATATTGTCGATGATTTTAAGGCCCGGAGACGGGACTCTGCAGAGTTCTGGATTCAGATGAAGGGACAATTCATTCATATCCGTTATTTTCCGCTTTTTGAAGGAGATACTTATAAGGGTGTCATTGAAGTCAGTCAGGATATTGCCCCCCTACGGGCCCTGGAGGGAGAGAAAAGGCTTCTGGATGAAGATTCTCTTTGAGACTGGATTGGGAATATAAATACAAAAGGAGTTCATCCATGGAGACCGCAGATGTTCTGATTATTGGCGCTGGCGTCGTTGGCTGCGCCCTGGCACGGCAACTGAGCCGGTATAAGTTAAAAAT of Oceanispirochaeta crateris contains these proteins:
- a CDS encoding PAS domain-containing protein, which encodes MSEGLNRENPLYDYLKALYEGNRSREGYDQYSSLLETATPWQVNMAIDALLRDSSDFSRIENTVARFIRACSKGLDAQPPVLVEKDHFLAHLLEENQALTAHKNSLSSLFKDFSTSFTSTGPNADCRDRLLEELRALAEINIHYQKIEYPLSSALEDCLSEYRCTKLMWHIHDIVITGLKQLILELELSTRAERDWKEFKRVFGDVFLKLSAMIYRERYILFPVALRAIPQERFMKMNQELHDFGSSFGVAIPEGTIRDTTVVKADDKPQSTDTQDGDSVDLSVGKLLPSQIDLMLKNLPLDITYVDEEDRVRYYSQGKERIFPRSPGIIGRDVQNCHPPSSVHVVQNIVDDFKARRRDSAEFWIQMKGQFIHIRYFPLFEGDTYKGVIEVSQDIAPLRALEGEKRLLDEDSL